A genome region from Hippopotamus amphibius kiboko isolate mHipAmp2 chromosome 1, mHipAmp2.hap2, whole genome shotgun sequence includes the following:
- the PEAR1 gene encoding platelet endothelial aggregation receptor 1 isoform X4 — protein MRLQCCRGFYESSGACVPLCAQECVHGRCVAPNQCQCVQDWRGDDCSSACAPGVWGPQCDKPCICGNSSSCDPKSGACSCPSGLQPPHCLRPCSPGRYGPACQFSCRCQGAPCDPQTGACLCPPERTGPSCEVSCSQSSVGSCPSTPPCQNGGVFQASQGSCSCPPGWMGTICSLPCPEGFHGPNCSQECRCHNGGLCDRFTGQCHCAPGYTGDRCREECPVGRFGQDCAETCDCAPGARCFPANGACLCEHGFTGDRCAERLCPDGLYGLSCQVPCTCDPEHSLSCHPMSGECSCLPGWAGLHCNESCPQDTHGPGCQEHCLCLHGGACQPDSGLCRCAPGYTGPHCASLCPPDTYGVNCSARCSCENAIACSPIDGSCVCKEGWQRGNCSVPCPPGTWGFGCNASCQCAHEAACSPQTGACTCTPGWHGTHCQLPCPKGQFGEGCASRCDCDHSDGCDPVHGHCRCRAGWMGTRCHLPCPEGFWGANCSNTCTCKNGGTCTSENGNCVCAPGFRGPSCQRSCQPGRYGKRCVPCKCANHSSCHPSNGTCYCLAGWTGPDCSQPCPLGHWGANCAQLCQCRHGGTCHPQDGSCFCPPGRTGHLCLEGCSPGMFGINCSQPCQCGPGESCHPETGACVCPPGHSGAPCRIGSQETFTMMPTSPVAYNSLGAVIGIAVLGSLLVALVALFIGYRHWQKGKEHQHLAVAYSSGRLDGSEYVMPDVPPSYSHYYSNPSYHTLSQCSPNPPPPNKVPGSQLLASLPAPEWPGGAHGHDNHATLPADWKHRREPPPGPLGRGSSRLDRSYSCSYSNSNGPFCSKGKGRISEAALGASVASLSGENPYATIRDLPSLLGGPRESSYVEMKGPPSGSPPRQLPQLPDGQRRRHPQPQRDSGTYEQPSPLTRDRDSVGSQPPLPPGLPPGHYDSPKNSHIPGHYDLPPVRHPPSPPLWRQDR, from the exons ATGCGCCTGCAGTGCTGCCGGGGCTTCTATGAGAGCAGCGGGGCCTGTGTCC CGCTTTGTGCTCAGGAGTGTGTCCATGGCCGCTGTGTGGCGCCCAATCAGTGCCAGTGTGTTCAAGACTGGCGCGGAGACGATTGCTCCAGTG CTTGTGCCCCAGGAGTTTGGGGGCCACAGTGTGACAAGCCCTGCATCTGTGGCAACAGCAGCTCCTGTGACCCCAAGAGTGGGGCCTGTTCCTGTCCCTCTGGCCTGCAGCCCCCGCACTGCCTTCGGCCCTGCTCCCCTGGCCGCTATGGCCCTGCCTGCCAGTTCAGCTGCCGGTGCCAGGGGGCGCCCTGTGACCCCCAGACCGGAGCCTGCCTCTGCCCCCCAGAGAGAACGGGGCCCAG CTGCGAGGTGTCCTGTTCACAGAGCAGCGTCGGCTCCTGCCCCAGCACCCCTCCTTGCCAAAACGGGGGTGTCTTCCAGGCCTCCCAGGGctcttgcagctgtccacctgGCTGGATG GGCACCAtctgctccctgccctgccccgagGGCTTCCATGGACCCAACTGCTCCCAGGAATGTCGCTGTCACAACGGAGGCCTCTGTGACCGGTTCACCGGGCAGTGTCACTGCGCCCCGGGATACACGGGGGACCG GTGCCGTGAGGAGTGCCCCGTGGGCCGCTTCGGGCAGGACTGCGCTGAGACGTGCGACTGCGCCCCCGGCGCCCGCTGCTTTCCGGCCAACGGCGCGTGTCTGTGCGAACACGGCTTCACCGGGGACCGCTGCGCCGAGCGCCTCTGCCCCGACGGCCTCTACGGCCTCAGCTGCCAGGTGCCCTGCACCTGCGACCCGGAACACAGTCTCAG CTGCCACCCGATGAGCGGGGAGTGCTCGTGCCTGCCGGGCTGGGCGGGCCTCCACTGCAACGAGAGCTGCCCGCAGGACACGCACGGGCCCGGCTGCCAGGAGCACTGCCTCTGCCTGCACGGCGGCGCGTGCCAGCCCGACAGCGGCCTCTGCCGGTGCGCGCCTGGCTACACG GGCCCGCACTGCGCCAGCCTGTGTCCCCCTGACACGTATGGGGTCAACTGCTCCGCACGCTGCTCCTGCGAAAACGCCATCGCCTGCTCGCCCATCGATGGCTCCTGCGTCTGCAAGGAAG GTTGGCAGCGTGGTAACTGCTCTGTGCCCTGCCCGCCTGGAACCTGGGGCTTCGGTTGCAATGCCAGCTGCCAGTGTGCCCATGAAGCAGCCTGCAGCCCCCAAACTGGAGCCTGTACTTGTACCCCTGGGTGGCATGGGACCCACTGCCAGCTCCCCTGCCCG AAGGGGCAGTTTGGTGAAGGCTGTGCCAGTCGCTGTGACTGTGACCATTCTGATGGCTGTGACCCTGTTCACGGACACTGCCGGTGCCGGGCTGGCTGGATGG GTACCCGCTgccacctgccctgccctgagGGCTTCTGGGGAGCCAACTGTAGCAATACCTGCACCTGCAAGAACGGGGGCACCTGCACCTCTGAGAATGGCAACTGTGTGTGCGCACCCGGATTCCGAGGCCCCTCCTGCCAGAGAT cctgtcAGCCTGGCCGCTATGGCAAACGCTGTGTGCCCTGCAAGTGTGCTAACCACTCCTCCTGCCACCCTTCGAATGGGACCTGCTACTGCCTGGCTGGCTGGACAGGCCCCGACTGCTCCCAAC CATGCCCTCTAGGACACTGGGGAGCCAACTGTGCCCAGCTCTGCCAGTGTCGCCATGGTGGGACCTGCCACCCCCAGGATGGGAGTTGTTTCTGCCCCCCAGGCCGGACCGGACATCTCTGCTTAGAAG GCTGTTCTCCAGGGATGTTCGGTATCAATTGCTCCCAACCATGCCAGTGTGGTCCCGGAGAGAGCTGCCACCCGGAGACTGGGGCCTGTGTGTGTCCCCCAGGGCATAGTGGTGCCCCCTGCAGGATCG GAAGCCAGGAGACATTCACCATGATGCCTACCTCTCCAGTGGCCTATAACTCACTTGGGGCAGTGATTGGCATTGCAGTGCTAGGATCCCTGCTGGTGGCCCTGGTGGCGCTCTTCATTGGCTACCGCCACTGGCAAAAAGGCAAGGAGCACCAGCACCTAGCAGTGGCCTACAGCAGCGGGCGACTGGACGGCTCTGAGTACGTCATGCCAG ATGTCCCTCCGAGCTACAGTCACTACTACTCCAACCCCAGCTACCACACACTGTCACAGTGCTCAcccaaccccccgccccctaACAAG GTTCCAGGCAGTCAGCTCTTAGCCAGCCTCCCGGCCCCTGAGTGGCCAGGTGGAGCGCATGGGCACGACAACCACGCCACGCTGCCTGCTGACTGGAAGCACCGCCGGGAGCCCCCTCCGGGGCCTCTGGGCAGAG GTAGCAGCCGCCTGGACCGAAGCTACAGCTGTAGCTACAGCAACAGTAATGGCCCGTTCTGCAGTAAAG GGAAAGGGCGCATCTCTGAAGCGGCGCTGGGGGCCAGCGTGGCTTCCCTGAGCGGTGAGAACCCCTATGCCACCATCCGGGACCTGCCCAGCCTGCTAGGGGGCCCCCGGGAGAGCAGCTACGTGGAGATGAAAGGCCCTCCCTCAGGGTCTCCCCCCAGGCAGCTGCCCCAGCTCCCGGACGGCCAGCGGCGGCGACACCCCCAGCCACAGCGAGACAGTGGCACCTATGAGCAGCCCAGCCCTCTGACCCGTG ACCGGGACTCTGTGGGATCCCAGCCCCCCCTGCCTCCGGGCCTGCCTCCCGGCCACTACGACTCACCCAAGAACAGCCACATCCCTGGACACTACGACTTGCCTCCAGTACGGCATCCCCCATCACCGCCACTTTGGCGCCAGGACCGTTGA